Proteins from one Ranitomeya variabilis isolate aRanVar5 chromosome 1, aRanVar5.hap1, whole genome shotgun sequence genomic window:
- the DMRTA1 gene encoding doublesex- and mab-3-related transcription factor A1 yields the protein MDCSNSSSNITPRPLLPPGLLAPLPCPSHSSASAMAVPPSVPMPASFLRPPTLLLRAAAAAAAAACAPRMALERGAGGNSLYPRTPKCARCRNHGVVSALKGHKRFCRWRDCACAKCTLIAERQRVMAAQVALRRQQAQEECEVRGVQHFMYTGAKNDEGEAGRHKTDTLPVLSQQETKGSAESKGKYDTFYERLSSSNSIATVPQTSPNEQVSADHVLKSSGLTTASKEDSLQSPGSEGRSEGADSPTSLSSSDLESGNESEWPKVKVPIVSTKPRNPLDILSKVFPNHQPTTLESILHYCKGDVVQAIELVLNGKEHKNDTKDIDGPSGSDLSKLSRDSALKFTGLGFGGLGNKSAFSPLHTSPSSVGADTTSMLHPRLGLSPLRFAYSTSSRGLPGFISPYFTSGFIPSLPFHPGMDYAFPGILRDASYWQRKDTMNINGLYPRINQDNH from the exons ATGGACTGTAGCAACTCCAGTTCAAATATTACCCCGAGACCACTGCTCcctcctggcttgcttgccccactGCCCTGTCCATCTCATTCCTCTGCATCAGCTATGGCAGTGCCACCCTCAGTGCCCATGCCTGCTTCATTTTTAAGGCCTCCAACTCTTCTCttaagagcagcagcagcagctgcagcagccgctTGTGCGCCAAGGATGGCTTTGGAAAGAGGAGCAGGTGGAAATTCTCTGTATCCTCGAACACCCAAATGTGCAAGATGCCGAAACCATGGGGTGGTATCAGCTCTTAAAGGGCACAAGCGTTTTTGCCGCTGGAGGGACTGTGCCTGTGCCAAATGTACCCTTATTGCCGAGCGTCAAAGAGTTATGGCTGCACAAGTTGCTCTCAGAAGACAGCAAGCTCAGGAAGAATGTGAAGTTCGGGGTGTGCAACATTTCATGTATACTGGAGCAAAGAATGATGAGGGGGAGGCTGGTAGACATAAAACAGATACACTACCCGTCCTTAGCCAGCAAGAGACTAAAG GTTCAGCTGAATCAAAAGGAAAATATGATACATTTTATGAGAGATTGTCAAGTTCCAACAGCATTGCCACCGTTCCTCAAACATCTCCAAATGAGCAGGTCAGTGCAGATCACGTACTAAAGTCCTCTGGTTTAACAACAGCAAGCAAAGAAGATTCTCTTCAATCTCCTGGGTCTGAAGGAAGATCTGAAGGTGCTGACAGTCCAACATCTTTGTCATCTTCTGATCTGGAATCAGGAAATGAAAGTGAGTGGCCAAAAGTTAAAGTTCCTATTGTGTCCACAAAACCAAGAAATCCATTAGATATTCTTAGTAAAGTTTTTCCCAACCATCAACCAACCACTTTAGAAAGCATCTTGCACTACTGCAAAGGAGATGTTGTCCAAGCTATAGAGCTGGTTTTAAATGGAAAAGAACACAAGAATGATACCAAAGACATTGATGGTCCATCTGGATCAGACCTCAGTAAGTTGTCAAGAGATTCAGCATTAAAGTTTACTGGATTAGGCTTTGGTGGTTTAGGTAATAAATCTGCCTTTTCTCCTCTTCATACAAGTCCATCATCGGTTGGTGCCGATACTACAAGCATGCTTCATCCAAGACTTGGGCTGAGTCCATTACGCTTTGCTTATTCCACATCTAGCAGAGGACTTCCTGGATTTATTTCCCCTTACTTTACATCAGGATTTATTCCATCTCTTCCTTTTCATCCTGGAATGGATTATGCTTTTCCTGGAATTTTAAGAGATGCTTCTTACTGGCAACGTAAGGACACTATGAACATTAATGGACTTTACCCCAGAATAAATCAAGACAATCActag